In one window of Halococcus saccharolyticus DSM 5350 DNA:
- a CDS encoding branched-chain amino acid ABC transporter permease has protein sequence MSFADRLPEDDIERALLLGGICVVIAALITLTPLSVTVPGAFYVFFEVAILFVVYGIVVVGLDLQYGYTGLVNFGPVVFFAAGGYTTAMLSAQDPFAGIGLGYPWLVALVVGILVAALLGAVVGATSLRLRDDFLAIATLATAEIFHTLFVNFRGIFGGNVGLSSVPQPIAALAGDGDTTLLATLLVFGGVAAFAFAGVSRLTEAPYGRVLRAIRADELVTRSVGKSTFTYKMQAFVYGAALAGLAGGLFALYSGAVAPGFFTIQVTVTVWIGMLLGGAANHRAVLAGLAIIMGLRLLSRFALDVAPVSASAFASIRLIVIGLILVAIIRYRPAGIWGNAEELGVDS, from the coding sequence ATGAGTTTCGCTGACCGGCTTCCGGAGGACGATATCGAGCGCGCGCTCCTGCTCGGCGGGATCTGTGTGGTGATCGCGGCGCTCATCACATTGACGCCGCTTTCGGTGACAGTCCCCGGCGCGTTCTACGTCTTCTTTGAGGTCGCCATCCTGTTCGTGGTCTACGGGATCGTGGTCGTGGGGCTCGACCTCCAGTATGGTTACACCGGCCTCGTCAATTTCGGCCCCGTAGTCTTCTTCGCCGCCGGCGGCTACACCACGGCGATGCTATCGGCCCAGGACCCGTTCGCCGGTATCGGTCTTGGCTACCCGTGGCTCGTGGCGCTGGTGGTCGGGATCCTCGTCGCGGCGCTTTTGGGCGCTGTCGTCGGGGCGACGTCGCTACGGCTGCGCGACGACTTCCTCGCCATCGCCACGCTCGCGACTGCGGAGATATTCCACACGCTGTTCGTCAACTTCCGAGGAATCTTCGGCGGCAACGTCGGCCTCTCCAGTGTTCCACAGCCGATCGCGGCGCTCGCGGGGGACGGCGACACCACGCTGCTGGCCACCCTCCTCGTGTTCGGTGGCGTCGCCGCGTTCGCGTTCGCCGGGGTGAGCCGGCTGACCGAGGCACCCTACGGGCGAGTGCTCCGGGCGATCCGTGCGGACGAACTCGTCACCCGATCGGTCGGGAAGTCGACGTTCACCTACAAGATGCAGGCGTTCGTCTACGGGGCCGCGCTCGCGGGCCTCGCCGGCGGGCTGTTCGCGCTCTACAGCGGGGCGGTCGCGCCGGGTTTCTTCACGATTCAGGTGACGGTAACGGTTTGGATCGGGATGTTGCTCGGCGGGGCCGCCAACCACCGCGCAGTGCTCGCGGGGCTGGCGATCATCATGGGGCTGCGCCTGCTGTCGCGGTTCGCGCTTGATGTCGCACCCGTCTCGGCCAGCGCATTCGCCTCCATCCGACTGATCGTCATCGGTCTGATCCTCGTGGCGATCATCCGGTACCGACCGGCCGGTATCTGGGGCAACGCCGAGGAGCTGGGGGTGGACTCGTGA
- a CDS encoding ABC transporter substrate-binding protein: protein MVANDSTETRRRSFLKLAGVGGLAATAGCVGFGGGGGGGSPETITFGQPAAQTGQWDYLQPGVTQATDAAVQSINEADGPLGAELNVVRRDTAVSPQEARTVVTQLIENDDAAALLGLFSSEINPLFDFLQEQQIPIVTPWPGSSFLDTRGGDKETPENLDDDGWIWRTVIGDTVHTSGAALRALDQGHQTMGVINGTTEGARSWAEGFISAYEDGDGTVATRVEVGQGQSNYQAPLDRLFGNDFSAFAVSLPLEDATTLLSDWASGGYGRQPVLSDPLAQNDLVEQVGDSLSGAWAASPGQSGPNYDTFEQAYNNAGNAEINAWTPPAWDAVHVTALAVERAGEATPEAIERNLGPVSRGGGTKVATFAEGKEELSNDNEINYTGAATPTTFTDFGNVFGSVVINVAQSSEFAEESTIPAQQVREFVAEDEY from the coding sequence ATGGTGGCAAACGACTCGACTGAAACGCGTCGTCGATCCTTCCTCAAGCTCGCTGGCGTCGGTGGTCTCGCTGCCACGGCGGGCTGTGTCGGCTTCGGCGGCGGTGGTGGCGGCGGGAGCCCGGAGACGATCACGTTCGGCCAGCCTGCGGCACAGACCGGCCAGTGGGACTATCTCCAGCCAGGCGTCACTCAAGCGACGGACGCGGCTGTCCAGAGCATCAACGAGGCTGATGGTCCACTCGGAGCAGAGCTGAACGTAGTCCGGCGCGATACTGCCGTCAGTCCGCAGGAGGCTCGAACGGTCGTCACGCAGCTCATCGAGAACGACGACGCGGCAGCCCTCCTCGGACTGTTCTCCAGCGAGATCAACCCACTCTTCGACTTTCTCCAAGAACAGCAGATACCGATCGTCACGCCGTGGCCGGGGTCGAGCTTCCTCGACACCCGCGGCGGCGACAAGGAAACACCGGAGAACCTCGACGACGACGGGTGGATCTGGCGAACCGTCATCGGCGATACCGTCCATACGTCGGGTGCAGCCCTTCGAGCGCTCGATCAGGGTCATCAGACGATGGGCGTTATCAACGGCACGACCGAAGGGGCGCGAAGCTGGGCCGAGGGGTTCATCAGCGCTTACGAGGACGGCGACGGAACGGTCGCAACCCGCGTCGAAGTCGGTCAGGGACAGTCGAACTACCAGGCTCCGCTCGACCGCCTGTTCGGCAACGACTTCAGTGCATTTGCGGTGAGTCTTCCCCTGGAGGACGCGACCACGTTGCTGTCCGATTGGGCCAGCGGTGGGTACGGTCGCCAGCCCGTACTTTCGGACCCGCTCGCACAGAACGACCTCGTCGAACAGGTCGGCGACAGTCTCTCCGGTGCGTGGGCGGCCAGTCCCGGTCAATCGGGTCCGAACTACGACACCTTCGAGCAAGCCTACAACAACGCCGGCAACGCCGAAATCAACGCATGGACGCCGCCAGCGTGGGACGCGGTGCACGTGACCGCACTGGCCGTCGAACGAGCCGGTGAGGCGACTCCGGAAGCCATCGAGCGCAACCTCGGCCCAGTCAGCCGCGGCGGTGGGACCAAGGTCGCCACGTTCGCCGAGGGCAAGGAAGAACTGTCGAACGACAACGAGATCAATTACACGGGCGCAGCGACACCCACGACGTTCACCGACTTCGGTAACGTGTTCGGGTCGGTGGTGATCAACGTCGCCCAGTCCAGCGAGTTCGCCGAGGAAAGCACCATCCCGGCCCAGCAAGTGCGCGAATTCGTCGCGGAAGACGAGTACTGA
- a CDS encoding branched-chain amino acid ABC transporter permease, translated as MGLAQNVVFGLVTGSYIAIAAIGFTLIYGIVNMINFAYGEYLTIGAFLGYLAAGVLPLPVPIAAVVAIVGGGLVSLVLARGFFTPINETGPVPMLLTSIGLGLALRNAIRLVAGRGARRFDTAANTYRFDGLPDLSVGSVDLLGSVFVTSQQLVVVGSAIAVFVALYALLTRTDVGIAMRAMSDDEDLARVRGIDTRMIRDGVWVLAGMLAGLSGILLGIQTNVSASTGFSHILQILAAAILGGAGSPYGAIAGSYIIGLVLALSTAFLPSGMIGLSSALAFLVLVLVLLVKPSGIAGREVREA; from the coding sequence ATGGGTCTCGCACAGAACGTCGTCTTCGGGCTCGTGACCGGCTCGTACATCGCCATCGCCGCCATCGGGTTCACCCTGATTTACGGCATCGTGAACATGATCAACTTCGCGTACGGCGAGTACCTCACCATCGGGGCCTTTCTCGGCTATCTCGCCGCCGGCGTGCTCCCGCTCCCTGTACCGATCGCCGCGGTCGTGGCGATCGTCGGCGGCGGCCTCGTCAGTCTCGTCCTCGCCCGAGGGTTCTTCACACCGATCAACGAGACCGGCCCCGTTCCGATGTTGCTGACGTCGATCGGGCTGGGATTGGCACTCCGTAACGCCATCCGTCTAGTTGCCGGCCGGGGAGCTCGTCGGTTCGATACGGCAGCCAACACCTATCGGTTCGACGGGCTGCCGGACCTGTCGGTCGGTTCGGTCGATCTCCTCGGAAGCGTGTTCGTCACCTCCCAGCAGCTCGTGGTCGTCGGGAGCGCGATCGCCGTGTTCGTGGCGTTGTATGCGCTGTTAACACGAACTGACGTCGGCATCGCCATGCGCGCCATGAGCGACGACGAGGACCTCGCCCGGGTTCGGGGAATCGACACCCGGATGATACGCGACGGGGTGTGGGTGCTTGCCGGGATGCTCGCGGGGCTTTCGGGCATCCTGCTCGGCATCCAGACCAACGTCAGCGCCAGCACCGGGTTCAGCCACATCCTCCAGATCCTGGCGGCTGCCATCCTCGGCGGCGCGGGGAGTCCGTACGGCGCTATCGCTGGCTCGTACATCATCGGCCTCGTGCTCGCGCTGTCGACGGCGTTTCTGCCGTCGGGGATGATCGGCCTCTCCTCGGCACTGGCGTTTCTGGTGCTCGTGCTCGTCCTCCTCGTCAAGCCTAGCGGTATCGCAGGTCGGGAGGTGCGAGAGGCATGA